From Arachis hypogaea cultivar Tifrunner chromosome 3, arahy.Tifrunner.gnm2.J5K5, whole genome shotgun sequence:
TATACGTTATATCATATCatattatgagtttaattttaatacattaataatataaaatattttatataattatacaattatatttgtttttttatatgtCTATTTGCacagttaataaaaataataattatttttaataattaacgttatataattagatacacatgtaaaattagaatttttttaatattatattattaggaATGAAATCTTTTATGATAAACCAAATTGTGTGTTAAACACTACTATGACCATATACAAAACGTTATTAACAAAACTTCAATgacattttgtattttaataattaaaaataatattttttattacaaaaagtGACGTTTtgttctttcataattaaaaataattattacaatCACAACTCTGTAGAAcactaaaatgataaaatatttttgtatttcatattaaaatttttcatatataaaaattttagccgTAAAACTACTTTACACCCACAATACATTAAACATAATTTAGTCTATTAAGTTCATTAGGAGAGACATTTGCTTTTCTTAAAGTGAGTCAAGAAAAGTGATTTGTGGATAAGATAATAAGATGCTTTAAGCTCTCACTTGCATATTAGGCTTGTTCATCAATAAATATATAAAGCACTCCTAAATTAATGTACAAAATTACAAAACCAATCTTGTCCAACTCATCATGTTTCATGTCATATCCCATCACTAAATTAGTGTCACCATCATTCACTAGTGAAATTTAAGGATTTTTGGTATCCAAATAATTCACACAACTATGTTGTTCCACCGACAATGTTAGATGGTTTgggaaaaaatataactaaaattaaaatcacttttctatttaatattatttttttaaattaaaaaataaaaatacaattaaattaaaaaattattaaataattaaatcccTACCTAATGAGGGGCAAGGAGCATTATGTTGATGAACCACCACATGTAAATGGAATATAAAAATAAGCCAAAAGCATAGATTTGTTGAACCAATAAATACCAAAATATTTACAAATAAGGACCTGAATAAGCAATATTTTGTTGCCCATCCTACTTACACACCTTCTCACCAAGAAAGTTGCAcacaattctttctttttttcttaaaaaaaaattgagatataTAACATTAATAAAGTTTAATTCTTGTGTCAATAGTACTCCTGCATATGGGGCATAATTCAAGCTCTTGTCCACATTCACAGCATGTCTGCAATGCAAATtaccaaaaataattcaaaataataataataataataataaagaattatAGCAGGCTCATTCAATCATGTATAACAAGCTCTAAAAATATTCACaaccaattattaattaatttcggttataGCATTAGGAGGTTAtacataaaataagaaaaatgagtgATTGTGCATGATCATGATAATTGTCTTAGAAAAGAAATACAAAGACACTGATTGAAGATAGAAAACACAATTGGGATAGAAGATTCAATTTTCTTGTCTTTGTATTTCTCTCTCAGACAAAACAACTATGCTCTgtgtatacaaaaaattaatcatttgttgaaaatacatgttaaaatacaaaaatacatatTGAAAGTGTGTAAAACAACATATGTAGTTATGTACAAATATATAGTGGCTGATTTTTAGTGCACACATAACAACTTTTGTATACCAAAAGTCCAAAACATGCAAAATGCATCTATCATGTTTAGACTAAGAAATTGTGACGGAAAAGTGGAAACCGTGAAGACAGAATACAACAACGAAGCTTTATCCCTCTAGGTGGAATCGGCTGTGAAGACAGAACATAAGACAAAAATTTACGTTTTTGGTCGCCATCAAACAAGTCCAAACACTCCCGGAAAAACCAAAGACGAAAACAAagatgatatctttattttctatctcGAGACACTTATCAAACAGTCTAATGATACGCCACGAGCATGAAAGTTTTTCTCGTATCATGCATGCGAGAAAGCATTGAATCGAGTGGATTCTTACCTGATGCCCACAACCAAATGCCATGTTCTTGGGATCAGTAAGACAAATGGGACAAAGCTGCAAGGATCACATTATAATGAACGTTCAGAGTAATGGTAATTCACAAGGAAAGTTGAAAGTAAGGTACAAAAGCAAGAGAGAGTAAAAAAGTTTGTTCAACTGTCCAAGTACCTGATTATCAGATGCAGACGTGGCAGGAGAATGTGCGGGAAAAACATCATCGTGTCTTTGACTGTGAGATGGCGCAGTGGGGCGGAAACTGTTTTGTCGCGAAGCTTTCAGAGAGTTATAAGATGGCGTATTGGAACCATATAGTGGTGGTGGGAGAGCAATCCTGTCTATATCTTTCCCTCTGCGAGCACTGCTCAAGAAATAATACGATGTAAATGACTTCGTTATGCGAAGCTTGCAAAGACTACTACTCCCTCCGTTTCTAAATATACATCACTCTCACTTTTGGTAAATTGGAAATTCAATGTATTCGGATACAATTTACACCGGATACATTAGTTTTCCGTTATACAAAACAAATGAAAGtgacatttattttgaaaattaagtgaaaaaaaagGGTTAACTTCATTACCCCAATATGTTAAGTTCTAGTGTTGCCTTGTACTGAGAGGGTATTTCCATCAAAGCAGCAAGTGCAAACTCTGCTTCCTTGCGTGATCGATCCATGTTCTTTGACATTATTTCCGTAAAATTCACAAACTATGGAAggaataattttacaaaaaagaAGGGGTGAAAATGAAGTTTCacattaatagaaataaaaatgaatTGTGAACCACGAAACTGATAACTTCGGAGGCGATACATACCTGGAAATTATCAAATGCTCGGGCAGGGATGTTATCATCAAATTCTCTCATCATGTCCCACGGCCCGTCGCCAACTCCAACCAGAATGATCGATAAGGGATATTCGCTGTCAACAAGCACGTTTTAGAAATATGATAACCAAAACAACGAATAAAGCGAAACAGTTAGATAAGTACCTTGCTTTCACGATAGCTTCTACCGTTTTCTTTTCTTGTGCACTCAATTGACCACGCTCGGTATCAACACTTCTTGTTACCTGCAACAAGTAACAATCCTCAATATTTCGATATGAAAACTCTAATGTTATTTATCAGCAGCCACATTTAAGAAGTGAGACTGAGAActaaaaccttatgcattaagAGGGAATACGTAAAAAATGATTTAACAGAAAACCTTAGATTAAGGATTTCGGTCTATGCTATTCACgtaaatcatttttattattttcaaattcaatttgaaAAAGATTGTACCTGTCCATCAGCTATGATCAATAAGACATGGTACTGGCCTCCACTTTGCTCAACAATGGAGATTGCCATCTCAATAATTGGGGCAAATGATGTCGGTCCTGTCACAAGTTGGAAGGCAAAAACGGCATAAAAAAGGGGCAAACTAAGAAtgctaaaaaaatgaaatgaagctTAATTGACCTGCAAGCCTTAATTGAGGGACTAATTCCCGATATCGTGACAACACTTCTTCAAATCCGTGACAAAATCTATCATCCGGGTAGAAACTAAAAACTTCTTGGTCATGTGTCGATGCTGCCAATATGTAAACGTGCACACACAATGTAACTCACAAGAACATTAACTATTGGATTTTAAAGAGATCATAACAGTGTTTCTCGAATTACCATCACCGAACCCAAAACAAGGAATCAGGTTATCCTCATCGAAGGAAGACAATGTTTTCCCAATGATAGATATAGCTTGTTCGTATGGATTTTGCTCGTGACCAATGTGATGCAAGCATCTCCTTTGAAATGATCTTCCACCTGGTCAAAACGACAAGCTATGCACGTTGAAGCAAAACAAGCaggagaaaatagaaaatagaaaagagagaAGTCGACCGAATCAAAACCTGTCCACTCGTTGCTCTTTGTAAAATCAATACCAACAATGAGGTTGGAAGATTCTAGGCCAGCACCTGCCAGAGCATCGGTTACCTTCGAATATGaaaatttgattcaaaatgtcagaaaaagaaaacaaattaatttaGAATAACTAAGGCTAAAATCCAAAAACAACAACATCTTTACATCCTCCAACACAATGCCGAAACGAAACGAATAGCTATGTACAAAAAGATGGCCAATGTGCAACAA
This genomic window contains:
- the LOC112790416 gene encoding E3 ubiquitin-protein ligase RGLG2, producing MGGSSSKRSSSRRSTTRSNSNSWYPQYQTPSYAQNPQYHEPQGYQYHGNTSQSYGGSGSGRPAEQKKRLDRKYSRIDDNYHSLEQVTDALAGAGLESSNLIVGIDFTKSNEWTGGRSFQRRCLHHIGHEQNPYEQAISIIGKTLSSFDEDNLIPCFGFGDASTHDQEVFSFYPDDRFCHGFEEVLSRYRELVPQLRLAGPTSFAPIIEMAISIVEQSGGQYHVLLIIADGQVTRSVDTERGQLSAQEKKTVEAIVKASEYPLSIILVGVGDGPWDMMREFDDNIPARAFDNFQFVNFTEIMSKNMDRSRKEAEFALAALMEIPSQYKATLELNILGARRGKDIDRIALPPPLYGSNTPSYNSLKASRQNSFRPTAPSHSQRHDDVFPAHSPATSASDNQLCPICLTDPKNMAFGCGHQTCCECGQELELCPICRSTIDTRIKLY